The nucleotide sequence AAATTAAGATCCCCGTGACAAATTTGACCGGAACAATTCGTTTTCCTCTTAGGGATAAGTTGCCATCGAGAAATCCTTCAATTTGAGGAATGCCACTACCGTTGGTTTCTGGCGCCAAACGACGCATTAACCAAAATCCTAGAAATACCATTACCGAAGAGAATAAAATAGAGATTAAGGCTTCGATTAGAAAACTATTGGTGAAACTATTTAGGAATAGTAATCTAGTATTCATCACCTGATCCACCAGACGACGAAATCCCCCACCGATTAATCCCGTCAAAAAACCAGCAAGGGCTGCCCACACCCCAAATCGATTAAGTTTAATTGATGCTTCTCGTAATCGCCAATTAAAGGCCTCATTTGGTGATGTTTCTGGGGTAACGGATTGATGAACACAAGACAGAATCGAGAAACCTTTGATCATAGAAGTTAACTTTTAGTATTGTTTAAGTAGTAAAACTAAAGAAGATGCTCAAGGGACGAGTCCTGGGGTGAGTGTATCACTAAAAATATACCTCACTTGCTCGGGAGTTGCTCTAAACGAATTTGAGACAAGTATGGTGTTTTTTAGATTAATGAGCTACCATTTTAATTAAAATTCATATTTCAAAGTAAATAATTTGATTATGTCACTTACTAGTGAACACTACGATGTTATTATTATCGGTACTGGTGCAGGAGGGGGAACTCTATTACACCGTCTTTCAAAAAGTGGAAAAAAGATTCTAGTTTTAGAAAGAGGAAACTATTTACCTAGAGAAAAAGAAAACTGGGATGCCTCTCAAGTTTACGCCCAAGAACGCTACCATACTCAGGAAAAATGGCAGGATAAAGAGGGAAATACCTTTCGTCCCCAAATGAGTTATTGGGTGGGCGGTAATACAAAAGTTTATGGAGCTGCACTATTAAGATTACGAGAGCGAGATTTTGAAGCAGTCCTACATAAAGACGGTATATCTCCAGAATGGCCTCTAAAATATCGAGATTTTGAATCCTATTATCTTCAGGCTGAACTATTATACGATGTTCACGGAAGGGAAGGAGATGATCCGACCGAACCGCCTCGCCAAGCGCCCTATCCTTATCCGCCTGTCAGCCATGAATCGCGGATGCAGGAAATTGTAGAAAGTTTGAAACAACAGGGCTTGCATCCTTATCATTTACCTTTGGGAATAAAGCTCAATGAAGTTGAGCGCACGATGGGTGATTGTATTCGCTGCGATAGCTGTGATGGTTTTCCCTGTTTGGTAAGAGGTAAAGCTGATGCAGAGGTAAATTGTCTTCGTCCAGTCTCAAAGTACCCTAATATAACTCTTTTAACTGGGGCGAAAGTTCTTCGTCTATACACTAACGAATCAGGACGGGAGGTTACGGAGGTAGAAGTAGAACTAGAGGAACGAAAACATCGTTTTCAAGGCGATATTGTTGTAGTTTCATGTGGTGCGATTAATTCCGCCGCCTTACTCTTGCGCTCTGCCAATGACGCTCACCCCAATGGCTTAGCCAATAGTTCTGATCAGGTGGGACGCAATTTTATGAAGCATCTCACAACAGCAATGGTAGCCCTCCATCCTAAACCCAATCCTTCAATTTATCAAAAGACAATTGCGGTTAGCGATTTTTA is from Gloeocapsa sp. DLM2.Bin57 and encodes:
- a CDS encoding GMC family oxidoreductase codes for the protein MSLTSEHYDVIIIGTGAGGGTLLHRLSKSGKKILVLERGNYLPREKENWDASQVYAQERYHTQEKWQDKEGNTFRPQMSYWVGGNTKVYGAALLRLRERDFEAVLHKDGISPEWPLKYRDFESYYLQAELLYDVHGREGDDPTEPPRQAPYPYPPVSHESRMQEIVESLKQQGLHPYHLPLGIKLNEVERTMGDCIRCDSCDGFPCLVRGKADAEVNCLRPVSKYPNITLLTGAKVLRLYTNESGREVTEVEVELEERKHRFQGDIVVVSCGAINSAALLLRSANDAHPNGLANSSDQVGRNFMKHLTTAMVALHPKPNPSIYQKTIAVSDFYWGEPNFSYPMGFIQNTGNVLPDMIPAEAPSLLSSMLQWLPKTGLDLQAQYEMASLHSVGWWFQTEDLPNPTNRVKALKDGISLHYTPNNTEAGDRLVKRWIEILKASDRVGHIMSMSIYPRNKMPIQVVGHQCGTCRFGEDPTCSVLDLNCRTHDVENLYVVDSSFFPSSAAVNPTLTIIANALRVGDHLLERLR